Genomic DNA from Candidatus Eisenbacteria bacterium:
CTGTAGCGCCCCCCCCCTGTGTCAATCTTTTTTCCGCGCTTCCACCGATTCGAGGCCCAGGCATGCCCCACCTCTTGCGGATCCCAGTCGCTATCGTCGTGGCCCTGGTTCTCGGCACCACGATGCCCCGGCCGGCGGTGTCTCAGTGGCTGCCGGGCGGGGTTGAGATGTGCGCCCCCCCTTGCAGGCCGGGTGGCCCGCTCCTCGCCGCCGACGGCCAGGGCGGTGTCTTCATCTGCTGGGAAGACAGTCGTAACAATACGGACTCCAACGTCTACGCCCAGCACCTCACGTCGGAGGGCAGCATTGCGCCGGGCTGGCCAGCGGACGGGATTTCGGTCGTGGCGGAGATTCGGTCGCAGACTCCGCTCGCAATCGAACCCGATGGCCTGGGTGGGGTCTACATCGCGTGGTACGACGACCGGCAACTGGTTCTGCCCGGGGGCGGCACCTCACGAGACATCTACGTGCAGCATCTGTTGGCCGACGGATCGATCGCGCCCGGTTGGGCGGTGAACGGCCTCGCGGCCTCGCGAGCACCGGATGAGCAAGCGCGCGCGACGCTGGCCACGGATGGAGTGGGTGGGGTGTACGTCCTGTGGGTGGACTGGCGCAATCGCCTTGCCCCCAACACGGCTGACCCGTATGCGCAGCACTTTCGCTACGACGGCACGCTGGCGCCGGGCTGGCCGGCCGATGGCCTGTCGCTGACCTCGGCGCCCGGGGGCCAGGGCACGCTCTTCTTTCGCTGCGCGCTCCCGGATGGCGAGGGCGGCTTGATCGCTCCGTTCGGCGACGGCAACTCCGGCAACCCCAATGGCGACATGTTCGCGACCCGCGTGCGACCCGACGGCACGTTCGCGCCGGGGTGGTCGCACGGCGGTCAGGCGGTGCTCGAGAACCGCGCGGGGCGCAGCGTGGCCATCGACGGCGCGGGCGGATTCCTCACCCTGGGTGTGACGATCCGGGACTTCTTCGATCGCGAGATCTACGTGCGCCGGTTCCTGTTCGACGGCACGGCCGCGGCCGGCTGGCCACCCGGCGGGGTTGCGATGTTCCCGGTGGCGCTCGGCACCGGCCGTTCGTTCGTGGAGGGGGACGGCAGCGGCGGTGCGCTGGTCGCATGGGATGGCTCTCAGCCCGGGCGACCGTACGGAGTGTTCGCGACAAAGCGCCTCGGCGACGGCACGTTGGCCCCGGGCTGGACCACGGACGGCACCCTGCTGAGCGAACCCGGTGCGCGCGCCAACCAGTTCGCGGCCGGGCTGGCAGGCGATGGTGCCGGTGGCGCTTATGTGCTGTGGGAGTACTCGGCGTGGGACTTCTTCGACAACCCCGCGTTCATTCAACATGTGACGGCGTCGGGATCGCTGGCTGCGGGCTGGCCCGAGTTCGGGCGCCGAGTGTCGACGAACCCCAATGGCCACCAGGAGCCCATCATGGTCTCGGATGGCATGGGTGGCGCGATCGTCGTGTGGCACGGGCTGGCCGGCTATTTCGCGCAGCGCATCTACGCCGACTCGCCGACCGCTGCGCTGCTCGCACTCGCGCAGGCGGAGGCGAGTGCCGAGCGGGTGCGGCTGGTGTGGCAGGGCGTGGGCGCGGGCGCCCTCGATGCCATGGTCGAGCGGCACACCGCAGCGAGCGCATGGGAGGCGATCGGCCGTGCCGTGCGCGAGCACGCCGATGCGCTGAGCTACGAAGATCGCGCGATGATGCCGGGTACTCGCCACGCCTATCGCCTGCGCTACGCCGACGCGCACGGCGAGCAGGTGACCGAGCCGGCGTGGGTCAGTGTGCCGGCGCGGCTCGAGCTTTCGCTCGAGGGCTTCCGCCCCAACCCCTCGCCGGCGACCCCGATGGTGGCGTTCACGCTCGCGGCTGCGGAAGCGGCGCGACTCGAGGTGTTCGATGTCGCCGGGCGCCGCGTGATGGTGCGCGAGGTCGGCGGGCTCGGCCCCGGCCGCCACGCGCTGCGCCTCGATGACGCGCGCCTCTCAGCCGGCGTCTACGTCGTGCGACTCGTCACCACCTCGCGCACGTTGCTCACTCGCGGGGTGGTGGCGCGGTGATGCTGAACCTGGCGTGGCCGCGCATCGCGCTCGTGCGGCGCAACTCGATCACTACCGCCCCGGCATGCCGTAGTTCGGCGCTTCCTTCGTGATCGTGATGTCGTGCGGGTGGCTTTCGCGCAGCCCCGCCTGGCTCACCCGCACGAAGCGCGCGCGGGTGCGCAGCTCCTCGATGGTCCGGACACCGCTGTAGCCCATGCCGGCGCGCAGGCCTCCGACCATCTGGAACACCGAGGTTCCCAGCGGGCCCTTGAACGGCACGCGGCCTTCGATGCCCTCGGGAACCAGCTTCGACAGCTCGTCGGTGTTCTCCTGGAAGTAGCGCTCGCGGCTCCCCTTCGCGGCGGCCATCGCCGAGAGCGAGCCCATGCCGCGATAGACCTTGAAAGAGCGCCCCTCGAGCAGCACCACTTCGCCCGGGCTTTCCTCGGTGCCCGCGAACAGGCTTCCGATCATCACGCTGTGAGCGCCGGCGGCGATCGCCTTGACGACGTCGCCGGTGTACTTGATGCCGCCATCCGCGATGATCGGCACGCCGCTGCCTTCGGTGGCACGCGCGGCTTCGATGATCGCGGTGATCTGCGCCATGCCGGCGCCGGTCACGACGCGCGTGGTGCAGATGGCACCCGGCCCCATGCCGACCTTGATCGCGTCGGCGCCGGCGTCCGCGACCGCCTTCGCGCCCTCGCCGGT
This window encodes:
- a CDS encoding T9SS type A sorting domain-containing protein, coding for MCAPPCRPGGPLLAADGQGGVFICWEDSRNNTDSNVYAQHLTSEGSIAPGWPADGISVVAEIRSQTPLAIEPDGLGGVYIAWYDDRQLVLPGGGTSRDIYVQHLLADGSIAPGWAVNGLAASRAPDEQARATLATDGVGGVYVLWVDWRNRLAPNTADPYAQHFRYDGTLAPGWPADGLSLTSAPGGQGTLFFRCALPDGEGGLIAPFGDGNSGNPNGDMFATRVRPDGTFAPGWSHGGQAVLENRAGRSVAIDGAGGFLTLGVTIRDFFDREIYVRRFLFDGTAAAGWPPGGVAMFPVALGTGRSFVEGDGSGGALVAWDGSQPGRPYGVFATKRLGDGTLAPGWTTDGTLLSEPGARANQFAAGLAGDGAGGAYVLWEYSAWDFFDNPAFIQHVTASGSLAAGWPEFGRRVSTNPNGHQEPIMVSDGMGGAIVVWHGLAGYFAQRIYADSPTAALLALAQAEASAERVRLVWQGVGAGALDAMVERHTAASAWEAIGRAVREHADALSYEDRAMMPGTRHAYRLRYADAHGEQVTEPAWVSVPARLELSLEGFRPNPSPATPMVAFTLAAAEAARLEVFDVAGRRVMVREVGGLGPGRHALRLDDARLSAGVYVVRLVTTSRTLLTRGVVAR